AAAAGTGATGGTTACTGCCGGACCTACATATGAAGCAATTGATCCCGTTCGGTTTATTGGCAATCATTCTTCTGGGAAAATGGGTTTCTCAATAGCCAATGAAGCGGCAAAGCATGGAGCGGATGTTACGTTAATATGTGGACCTACAAATTTGGATATTGTTGATGATGGTATAGCAAGAATAGATATTGTATCCGCTCAAGATCTTTACGAAGCTTGTGTAGATAGCTATAAAGAACAGGATATAATTATAATGGCTGCGGCTGTTGCCGATTTCACACCAGAAGTAAAGCATACTCAAAAGATTAAAAAGCAGAAGGATCCCAAAACTTCAATTGCGTTAAAATCGACTTCGGATGTACTTAAGAAAATAGGTGAGTTAAAATCAGAGAGTCAAATATTAGTAGGTTTTGCTTTAGAAACCAACGATGAAGAGGCTCATGCCAAGAAGAAATTGAAAAACAAAAACTTGGATTTTATTGTTCTTAATTCATTGAATGATGCCGGAGCTGGATTTCAACACTTTACCAATAAGATAAGTATTATTGATAGAGACAATAACGTAACATCTTTTAAATTAAAGCATAAGCTTGAAGTAGCAAAAGACATTATTAAAAAGGTAATTAGTCTTATATAATGCGTTCCATTTTT
The sequence above is a segment of the Flavobacteriales bacterium genome. Coding sequences within it:
- the coaBC gene encoding bifunctional phosphopantothenoylcysteine decarboxylase/phosphopantothenate--cysteine ligase CoaBC produces the protein MFQHPSTTKNLMQLADFGHHLIPPEEGELASGLIGEGRMAEPDNIIEFINEQLRKSLPLKGKKVMVTAGPTYEAIDPVRFIGNHSSGKMGFSIANEAAKHGADVTLICGPTNLDIVDDGIARIDIVSAQDLYEACVDSYKEQDIIIMAAAVADFTPEVKHTQKIKKQKDPKTSIALKSTSDVLKKIGELKSESQILVGFALETNDEEAHAKKKLKNKNLDFIVLNSLNDAGAGFQHFTNKISIIDRDNNVTSFKLKHKLEVAKDIIKKVISLI